GGAAGATGGTTGGGTGGTTGAGGTGACAGGGGCTTGGACAAGTGATCAGGAGCCACAGGACACTGCGAACTATAAATGGGCCTAGCTCAGGATTAGccagatcgatggaacagaactTTGTCACTTTCCTTTGGgttggaaggggaggaggggtggattGAAATGGAGGAAACAAATGGGCACTTTACGAAGCACAAGACACTTGCGCTGCAAAGGAACACAATGACCAAATTCATTAAAAAGATCTGGTGATATAtaacaatattttcattatttacatGTGTAACAATATAAGCCTTAGCACAAAACCTCTCAGTTATAGCTgccctcttttgtttttcaaacacgaatttcattttgtaaatacattcaaagggttgattttttttttttaaatatggagtgcaagcatgagctcactgtaaaaaatgcaaaatgatgaaataaaatgggCTTGCTTTCTCTTCTTCGCCAATGAAAAGTTACTCTGCTACCCTTAAATCCGGGGCTCCTTCCAAAGTAATCAGCAAAAAAGGTtgctttttaatagaaaacagTGTGAAATCTAATGTTAGTTCTTTTGTTGTCAGCCAAATCAAGTAAGCAAATACctcctaaaattttaaatagaccTATTCTCTGTCTAATCAACCACTACCATTCCTGTAGGGAAAATAGGATTTCATCTCACGTGCCAGTAGTGTTCACCATATAAAAACAACCACACCCAATCCTCAGCTTTCTCATGAGGCCTGTTTTGCTTGCCCCTGCAGACCCTCAGAAAATGATAAAGTTTgtccccacccccgaccccccccTCCAGGTTGTAAATTTGCTGGGCAGAGAGATTACAATAGCGAGAGAAGGAGGAGAcatgaaggcaaaggaaagtaaATTGTggtttcttgttttcatttttttccttctctctgtttaaTAAATGTGGCCTTTTTCAGATTTCACAAATCAAAATGATTGTGATTTTTAGTACGATTTGGTGCTTAAAATAATGCAACCCAATACACGGCCATCTGGCTGGGCTTGATTTATGAAAATGACACAGGGTCTGTCTGGAAGAAATAACTGTTCCTGTTGCTCTCACAGTTTTCCGGGTTTTTTAACCCCTGCATCGAtatcagaggaagagagaggaagatgagaGAAGGCAAAGAGTGAGTGACAGCTAAATGAGATTAGGAGGAAATTAATCCATAAAATCATTGCTGTGTCACtcccaaatactttttttaagtacaaGACGAAGGGACTCAACTGAGCAGAGCCTTTTGCATCGGTAGGACTCACAACCTGAGGCATTACACTTTCATTTTCCCACATGGTAAATATTGATACATTGACTTGATAAATGTGACCGCTCTGCATGGTGTATCTGAGGAGTGATCAAAAAAAGCTCAACCCCCCATCACCAGTAAAGTAGATATGGAATCATACTGGGGAAAGACAGGGACATAGAAAGTCTGAGCTGGTAATCACACTGGGGGTAATGCAGTGTGGACCCTAATCAGGATTTTAGAACTACATTCTTTCAGTACAAGGCAAACaactaaaacagaaacagaaaacccaaaacagcTTAATAATTTAAACTGAACTTCATATAGTTATTAATGGGAAgtgattaatataaaaatatcttagaGACTTGTAAGCTATTCTTTACAACTATTAGCcttcagaaaaagaggaaagagacctAGCAAtatggtggggggaagggagggaaaagagagggcgaacttgggtgggtgggtgggggggagctaTGTATTAGCCATTAACAACCAGTTGGCACATTTTTACTGGTGATGTAGTCCAATCTTCTGGTCAAGATGATAAAGGACACAGGTATCTCTGAGAAAAGAACTAGTATTTAGACAATCTCAcctaaaaacactaaaaacaccCACTAAAaccaagggagagaaaaatgttgTGAAATTTATGGATTAACGAGGAGTGACAACTATGTTAAAGTACTAGCAGTTTCTGTCACGTCTGTCCTTTACTCCGTATTTCGCGGAGCAGGCTGTACTTCCTCAGTGCTACCACTTAAGGATTTGCattagtaaaaaaatatttcctaaagaaCTCTTTTCTTCCCACATAGTGTGTATGCATCAGACACAGACTATTTCATtctaacaaatttattttctcgaTCAGCTCTTACGGAATCACTACTCAAATTAAATTACAATCAAATGATCACATCAAAAGATACCCTTACTACCTAGCAACTgtccatattttcatttcattttgatttgtgcTCGTCTGAAAAAAACACGTAATACAAGatctggggaaaaataaattaccGTTTTGCAGCAGTTCATAAGtattctgaataaaatattaaaagaagtcatttaatgaaaatataaagcaaatatttttagatCAACAACGGATCTAACAATTCTATATTGCCGTCTTTTGAAAAGTCTGTTTATTAAAACCTACCAAAAACACTGCTTGGAAATGGCAGTATTATATAATCACATCCACAGCACCCATTCAATCAAAGTTGGCAACGGATTGAGGAGAGAAGTCCAGAGGAGTGCAGCGGCTGGTGCTCAGTCCTTCTAAATCTCTTTATCTGAGTcagtccagaaataaaaaataaaaatattaataaaaaaaatattcgcGGTGGAATCTTTAGGCCTCATCCACCCGAGTGCCCGCCGTTAAAGCCGGGGCTGGTGGCGGGGCCTTGCTCCTAGCCCAGTCCACCCGCCCTGCCCGACTCAGCCTGGCCTCCCCCACTCCTGGGTAGCCGTCCCcttctccctcgcccatccctcTGCTCTTTCGTGATGCTTTATTTCCAAGGTTACTTTGAGAAgactttttcttttggctttgctATTCAGTCTGTTAATTTCAAAAgctgtgaatattttctttcttgcttgcttgcttttttttttttcctgaagactgttctttgttttctccttcctatTTCATAGTCCATTTGTCCCCAAATGACTTTAACATGGCCAACTAAAACAGGGTGCCTCTGCTTTCTTGCACGTCGCTCCCAGGAAAGAAAGTTTCGGTAGATCACTTTAGTCAGCCCTTTGGATGGGGGGAGTGAAAAGgagagcgggggcggggggggggagctgcttttttttttttttttttttttttttaagaggcgaGGACGAGGCAGGTGCTAGGTGCTGTCCACTGTTGCCATGTAGGACTTCCTAGGGTGGGGAAAACCTCACGAGTGCAGTTTTGGTGCGCTAGGCATCTTCAcccttctttaaaaagaaaacagaaaaacaaaaaggaaacaccaCCACAGTATAAACGAGATCTCATGATcgcctcctttttctcttccggttttgtttgttatatatacgtatataaaaCAGTCTGGGTATTTGTTAcgcttttgttttgtgttctgcccctccttccttggACTTCAGAAATGTCTTCTtggtccgtctctctctctctctgtctctctctctctttcctccaagGGCGGGCATGTTTGTCTTTGGGCGGAGGGGAGGGCGGCGGACTGGCCTGGGCCCGGTGCGGCCCCGGTGCGGgtcggcgcggcggcggcggcggcggcggcggcggcggcgggggttGGCGGCGGTGCTGACAGCGGctgcggaggcggcggcggcggcggcggcggccctcTTCGCGCTGCGCCCCTTGCCTTCACTGCACGCTCGTCTGCAGTCCGTGGTGCGGCGGCGGCGTGTCGGCGCTCACGGTGCCCACCTGCGAGTAGACGTCGTCGGGCGTCTGCTGTTGGATCCCGGGCGGCGTCATGCGCTTCTCCTTTTGGCGCCGGTTGCAGAACCAGACCCGCACCACCTCCTTCTCCAGCTGCAGGCTGTCGGCCAGGTTGGTGATCTCCTGCGCGGAGGGCTTGGGGCACTTGAGGAAGTGGCTCTCGAGCGCGCCCTTGACGCTCACCTCTATGGAGGTCCGCTTCTTGCGCTTGCGGCCCTGCGCCGCGATCTTGTCGATGCTCGTGGGGCTGCCGGTGCTCGAGTCCGCCTCCTCCAGCCACTTGTTCAGCAGCGGCTTGAGCTTGCACATGTTCTTGAAGCTCAGCTGCAGGGCCTCGAAGCGGCAGATGGTGGTTTGCGAGAACACGTTGCCGTACAGCGTGCCCAGAgccagccccacgtcggcctgCGTGAAGCCGAGTTTAATGCGCCGCTGCTTGAACTGCTTGGCGAACTGCTCCAGGTCGTCCGACGTCGGTGTGTCCTCGTCCGAGTGCGGGTCGTGACTGTTGAGCCCgggccccgcgccgccgccgccgtggTGCGGAGGCCCCTGCGCGTGGTGCGGGTGCGGCGGGTGCGGGTgcccgtggtggtggtggtggtggtggtgctcgGCCAGCTCGGGCGTGTCCCCGCGCACCAGCCCCGGGTGCACCAGGCTCTGggcgccgccgcccgcgccgccgccgccgccgcccgggcccGGGGGCGCGCTCAGCATGCCGTTCACCGTGAAGC
This sequence is a window from Lynx canadensis isolate LIC74 chromosome A3, mLynCan4.pri.v2, whole genome shotgun sequence. Protein-coding genes within it:
- the POU3F3 gene encoding POU domain, class 3, transcription factor 3, translated to MATAASNPYLPGNSLLAAGSIVHSDAAGAGGGGGGGGGGGGGGAGGGGGGMQPGSAAVTSGAYRGDPSSVKMVQSDFMQGAMAASNGGHMLSHAHQWVTALPHAAAAAAAAAAAAVEASSPWSGSAVGMAGSPQQPPQPPPPPPPQGPDVKGGSGRDDLHAGTALHHRGPPHLGPPPPPPHQGHPGGWGAAAAAAAAAAAAAAAAHLPSMAGGQQPPPQSLLYSQPGGFTVNGMLSAPPGPGGGGGGAGGGAQSLVHPGLVRGDTPELAEHHHHHHHHGHPHPPHPHHAQGPPHHGGGGAGPGLNSHDPHSDEDTPTSDDLEQFAKQFKQRRIKLGFTQADVGLALGTLYGNVFSQTTICRFEALQLSFKNMCKLKPLLNKWLEEADSSTGSPTSIDKIAAQGRKRKKRTSIEVSVKGALESHFLKCPKPSAQEITNLADSLQLEKEVVRVWFCNRRQKEKRMTPPGIQQQTPDDVYSQVGTVSADTPPPHHGLQTSVQ